From the Penaeus chinensis breed Huanghai No. 1 chromosome 28, ASM1920278v2, whole genome shotgun sequence genome, one window contains:
- the LOC125039848 gene encoding uncharacterized protein LOC125039848, producing the protein MSYALRLKCLFLILVCAASGLSFSSETNLKLDNELSDSPVRSSVSPVRNPNIEALFRTRKSPLRSPKSLKRALEDKEINKLALPRIQLWEEVTRKPYLEGGGWASLKNSEDASYAQSFMNAHYARPGPAVSPLRPIIIPAPYSTDAAHRPHRPAHDPPIIYYIQLPPTDANLHGADLSPLVMQPFGKSGIPIPGPYGEALSAALNYLTMKMIMTFEVVLGGMLFFLGASAGAVLAKVLLEDVVEREVLSQAFGGYGVMELVMKSVDMYEQFT; encoded by the exons ATGTCATATGCCTTGCG tttgaaATGTTTATTTCTCATCTTGGTGTGTGCTGCTTCCGGTCTCTCCTTCTCGTCCGAAACCAACTTGAAACTGGACAATGAGCTCTCCGATTCGCCTGTTCGAAGCTCCGTTTCACCTGTTCGAAACCCTAA CATCGAAGCCTTATTTCGAACCCGCAAATCACCTCTCCGAAGCCCTAAATCACTCAAAAGAGCTCTAGAAGATAAGGAAATCAACAAACTCGCGCTGCCAAGGATTCAACTCTGGGAAGAGGTCACGAGAAAGCCGTACCTCGAGGGAGGTGGCTGGGCGTCCCTCAAGAATAGCGAGGATGCCTCATACGCGCAAAGCTTCATGAACGCCCATTATGCCAGGCCAG gtccggcagtctcccccctccgtcccatCATCATCCCCGCCCCATACTCTACGGACGCCGCCCACCGCCCTCACCGCCCCGCCCACGACCCGCCCATCATCTACTACATCCAGCTCCCACCCACCGACGCGAACCTTCACGGGGCGGACTTGTCTCCTCTGGTCATGCAGCCCTTCGGCAAGAGCGGGATCCCTATTCCAG GCCCCTACGGCGAGGCCCTGAGCGCCGCCCTCAACTAcctgacgatgaagatgataatgactttCGAGGTGGTCCTTGGGGGGATGCTCTTCTTCCTCGGGGCTTCTGCGGGCGCTGTGCTGGCCAAGGTGCTCCTCGAGGACGTGGTCGAGAGGGAGGTGCTGTCTCAGGCCTTCGGAGGATACGGCGTCATGGAGCTCGTCATGAAGTCCGTCGATATGTATGAGCAGTTCACGTGA